In the Cryptococcus depauperatus CBS 7841 chromosome 4, complete sequence genome, CACCAGATCATTTAGCTCACAGGAAAACATATCTTAGGAATGGCTCACAGAAATTACAGCGTACAAGTGAATTTACGTTGAATAAAATTGCTGctatcctcttctttttctctttgaacACGAGCAGCAAAGTGAAATGTATATGAGGATTTCCATTGAGAATCATGCCTGAATACTCTGGTGGATGGCAGACGAAGAATACACCTGGAAAGCTGGCAAAGGAATAACTTTGAAAGAGCATTGTAGGCTTATTGTTAAGGAGTTTACAAATCAGGATTATTATAATACTTTGTAATACGTagttttcaacatcaaagataaaaaggaAAAACATAAATATTTTTAATGTTGGTATTTGTAGGCTTGaatgcctcactgtaattacaacGGTAATTACTTTAAGGTTTTCGtaaatattaattatttttggtacagcaaatctagcacttgtcttgcatagaaaagagtaaagaataagaaatctatctatcattcaaccttatccatccatgttCCCTCTCTTAATCCCTCGGGGTTCCAGAGTGTGGCgatgtggagggcttgcacttacagtATTAAACAAAATTTTAGATTTGAATTGTGTCATGTCGACGCGACGCGTCACGCGTATTTTCTTCGAATGAGTGGACATTATCTTGAATCAAATTCACTGattctgtctttttctcttttctacTTTGTTATCGATAATTTTCAACTGGCTCTCTAGCTATTAGATTATGCCTCCGTCTAAAAGATCTCCATCAATATATTCAGTCTCTGACTTAGACACTCCCAGTGATTATGCGCCAAGTCCAGAGGCAAAGCCATCACCAGCAAAGGGAAAACACAAAACTGCAGGCCAAGCTAAGAGGAAATTTGCAGCAGGGGATTCAAAGAAGGACGACAGCATTGTAGACATTGAGGACATTTCAATTCACGTCGATAGGAAACACGGGCAAGATTACCATGACGTTGAAAACGTGGTCAGTGGGCAGAGGAATTTGCTTGCTTGGTTCGAGAAAGTCAGGTAAGGGCAAAATATCCGGCCAAGTAAACGAGCAGGCGCTGataagaagagaaaagagaaaagagggGAATGCCATGGAGAAAAAAGTATGACCCGACTTTAAATATGGAGGAAAAGGGTCAACGGGCGTACGAGGTGAGCTACCTGTTAAGATAAACTTGCCGGATAATCATGACTTACAAATGATTAGATATGGGGTGAGCCATCGGTTTTCAGCAACTTAATAGCAACCGTTTGGGCTAAAACGTTGTAGTGAGCGAAGTCATGCTGCAACAGACCCAGGTGGCCACTGTGGGTATCGCGTATCGGACTGATTTTTACAAAATTTACTCATCATTTCAGGTTATTGCGTACTGGCAAAAATGGATAGCAAAATGGCCTACCATAGCTGATTTGGCCAAGGCTGATGTAGAAGTGCGTCTAGCTTGATCACCCTTTTAAAAGATACTGGAGATACTGACAACACGCACCACAGGAAGTCAATGCGGCATGGCGTGAGTCGTTTAAAAGTGGTTTAATTGACTATTCGCTAACTCTTTAAAGGTGGCCTTGGATATTATAGAAGGGCGCGGTCATTGTTAGAAGGAGCAAAAACAGTGATGAGTAACTCAAAGTACCATGGTCGGTTACCTAGTGATCCAGtggttttggaaaaggagattaCCGGTGTAGGCAGATATACAGCTGGTAGGTCCTATAAAGACTCGTAATTGAGAACTTTGTCCAAGCGACTTTAGGTGCTATATGTTCCATGGCATACGGTATCAAGACTCCTATCGTATGTGTCATTTGTAAAGGGCTTGCTATGTACAACTAATCATGGCTAGGTTGACGGAAACATACATCGACTTTTGACCAGGCTTCTGGCACTCTATGCTCCCCAAACAGCTCCGTTAACTATCAAGTTTCTTTGGGCCGCGGCTCAAAAATTAGTGGAACAACTACCAGAAAAAGATACTTACAAGGGCATTACTGGTGATTGGAATCAAGTGAGTCGTGCAGGACGAAATATAACAATTCGTTAATAGACAATTTCGCGCAGGCTTTGATGGAACTAGGAAGCCAAGTTTGTAAACCCGTCTCTGCGGAATGCGGTACTTGCCCTTTGCAGAAAGCTTGTAAAGCGTACAGCGAAGTTTGTACCTGAAGTGATTGATTGTAGACTTGCTGATATTTTTTGCAGCTTTCTGAAGCTCCCACAAAAATAGTCAGCACGGAGACAAAATGCCAGCTCTGTGCGCCAATCCCACGTGAACCAAACCAGGACAGAATACCAAGCGTTACTGTGTTTCCcatgaagaaggagaagaagctttCCCGGATCGAGGAGGAATCTGTCTGTGTAATCGAGTGGCAAGGGCTCGAGCAGGAGAGAAGGTGGCTTTTTACCAAAAGACCAGAAAAGGGTATGTTTCTTATTACTGAGTCCTAACGAAGCTCAGAAACTACAGGCCTTCTCGCTGGTCTCTATGAGCCTCCAACGATACCTGTTGCGTCAGGCTCGACTTTCTCTGAAAAACTTAGTGCTTCAATAGAGGTCATTGGCGATTGCATATTCTTATCGCGAGATGATATCGAAATTATAAAAGCATCCAGCAGACGGGTTAGAAGTATATCACATATTTTTTCACATATCAACATGACATACCATATCTTCCATATCATTGTCAACACTCCAACATATTCTCCCTTTTCAATCAAAGACAATGCCCCTCGCCCAATTGCATGGCTGAATGCCGAAGAAGTTGAGGGCGCAAATGTGGGTACTGGCGTCAAGAAAGTGTGGGCAGAGATATACGGGTCTTGGGGTAGCTTTGAGGTATCTCTGACCGGGTCTGCACCTAGGAAGAAACGAAAGACTTGCAGTCAAGTAACGAAAAAAGTTACCAATGGGGCAGCTGAGGGCAAAGTTGTAAAGAAAATTTTGATGCCTGTGATGCCTGTGAGGAAAAGAGTagaagatgaagccaaATGAGCAGCGCTTCATGTTTAAATCTTGATCACATTTCTGCTGTACGTCGTGATCATTCACTTTAAATCTTACTTCTTATGGGCGTCATGCGGAGTTCGACAAATTTCTCTGACTTAATCTTATGAGAAATTGCGCTATCAATCGCAGTCGTCCCCACATACCTGGAATACCACCGGTATCTGTGACAATCAAGATCAGATGCCACTCTGTACTCCAGTCAATTGTGTCATCTGTCGTGTCACTAGGCCACCAAGGAGAAGACAACTAGTTTGAACCTCAAGACAAAGCCCTCCGCCTCAACCTGAAACGACGCAGTAATCGACTAGATGGAATGCTCTTATCAGTCCAGATAACGACTGATGCGTAGAAGCTGTCAAAATCACAAAGAACAATTATTGATCAGAACTCCGAACAACGGTGACAATCCATCATACCAGGCACGGGCACAGAATTCCCGCCATCCTTCCACAGAAGGTTGTCTGTTGGATTTTCTCTTAGTTAgcctttttttcttttcttcaaatcaATTCGCTGCAAAATGTCGTTCACCATTCTACATATTTCTTTTGCGTCATCTCAAGTCTCCCAGTCAGGTTCACCACTCTCTCCAACTAATATTCTATCAGCCGGCCTATTTCCAACAAACCCTGACACCACTCATTATGCGTTATGGCGTGCTCTGGCACATGGCGATTCTGAAATTATTCATCAAATCTCCAGCAGCTTATCCCGCCCAATGTATTGGAATTTGGATGACGTCAAAATCCTTGACACACTCACCATACAAAAAATTCGCTAGCATACTGATTTTCATCCAAGTGAAAAAGACGTGCTTGTTCCTGGGCCAGGTTGGTTTTTCATCGCCAAATAGATGAATAGGACGCTCAATATAAAGGCTTGCAGGAATTAGGAAGTGACAATTCATAGATGATCCATTCCAATTCGGTATAGTGCGCTGTCGACATCATCTACAGAGACCAAAAAGACGATATGCTTTACAGTCTCTCAGACAGCATGCATTCAGACACACTCAAGGCTCGAGTAAAAAAATACTTTGGGTATACAGACACAACCCCAGAGGCTATTTCTGTGGTTACATGGGCAAAGTCCAAAACTCCAGCGGTAGGAAATGAAGTAGGTTTCCTTTTGGATATTTTGTTGGCCATGGCTGACTGATTGTCtagatgaaagagtatctactttctctctttccttttttacAATGGGTCCCTCGGTATAATTTTACATGGTTGGTTGGCGATCTTATAGCGTATGTGTTTATAGTGTGTTTGAAAATAGCCAGCTGACAAAGCATTTCCAGCGGTATCACTGTCGGAATGGTTCTTGTGCCACAGTCGCTGTCATACGCCAAGATTGCCCTTCTTGAACCTCAATATGGTCTATACTCTTCGTTCATTGGCGTTCTCACGTATGCTTTCTTTGCCACCTCCAAGGATGTCTCCATTGGTCCCGTTGCAGTCATGTCTTTAGAAACCGGCAATATTATCGCCAACGTACAAGACAAATACGGCGACTTGTACGACAAACCAGTCATTGCAACAGCGTTAGCATTCATCTGCGGCTTTATTGTATTGGGTATTGGGTTGTTGCGGATTGGGTGGATAGTGGAATTTAGTAAGTGGCGTATGAATGGTTCAAGATAATCTTGGCTAATTGAGATATACAGTTCCGCAACCAGCTGTTTCTGGATTCATGACTGGAAGTGCTCTCAACATCGCAGCGGGTCAATTTCCTGCGGTTTTTGGTCTCGCGAAAAAGTTTGATACGCGCGCCGCCACTTACAAGGTTATCATCAACACCTTGAAGCACCTGCCAGAGGCCTCTCTCGATACTGCGTTTGGTGTCAGCGCACTCACGATTCTCTATGGAATCAAGTGGAGTTTAACCTGGGTTGGGAGGCGTTATCCTCGATGGAATCGTGTGGCATTCTTTGCGCAATCTCTTCGACATGCTTttgtcatcatcttgttcaCCATTATATCCTGGCGAATCAATACCCACCACGCAAAACCTCGTATATCTCTTGTTGGATATGTTCCTTCTGGCTTAAAGGATGTCGGTCGGCCATATATCGACAAAAACTTACTTGGCGCAATCGGGCCTCATATACCTGTAGCCACTATCATCTTACTGCTGGAACATATCTCCATCGCCAAATCTTTCGGTCGGTTGAATGGTTACAAAATCAATCCCAACCAAGAGCTTGTTGCCATTGGTGTCAACAATACTCTCAGTACACTGTTTTCTGCCTACCCTTCCACGGGTTCTTTCTCCCGCTCAGCGCTCAAGTCCAAGGCTGGCGTACGGACCCCTGCTGCCGGTCTGGCGACAGGCGTAGTGGTCATCGTCGCTCTCTATGCTGTTGCCCCCGCTTTTTACTGGATTCCCAATGCTGCTCTTTCCGCGCTGATCATCCATGCCGTTGCAGACTTGGTTGCTTCTCCCAAGCATTCGTATGGTTTCTGGCGAGTGGCGCCTCTGGAATACATCATCTTTGTCGGTGCTGTTCTCTGGTCCGTCTTCTACACTATTGAATCCGGCATCTACTGGTCGCTCGCCACCTCTGTCGTCCTGTTGCTGTTACGCATCGCAAGACCCAAGGGCCATTTCCTTGGCCGTGTCCGAATTAGGCCTGTTGCCCAAGAGGCCAGTCAGCAAATCCGGGACATCTATGTTCCtctggatgaagaaggaaacCGAGACATTGCTGTCGAATCTCCTCCGCCTGGCATCATCATCTACCGCTTTGAGGAGTCTTTTCTCTATCCTAATGCCTCCTATATCAATGACCGACTTGTCGAGCAGGCCAAAAAGGTTTCCAGGCGAGGCAAGGACTATTCAAACATTGCTGCTGGCGATCGACCTTGGAACGACCCGGGACCCAAGCAAAAGGATGCTCAGGCAGTCGTTGAAGCCGACCGAGCCAAACCCAGACTGAAAGCTGTCATCCTTGATTTTGCTGCTGTAGCTAATCTGGATACCACGGGTGTTCAAAATCTAATTGACGCGAAAGTAGCGATGGAAAAATGGGCCGATGGACCCGTGGAATTTCACTTTTGCGGTATCCTCTCTCCTTGGATTCGACGTGCTCTTATCGCAGGTGGTTTCGGTCAAGGACGTACGAAGGAAAGTACTGCGTTGGAGATTGCCCCAGCTGTGATTGAAAACTTGGAACATGCTGCTTCACCCAGCGCCAACAGAGATCGGTACAGCGAACACGACATCGCCTTGATCCATGATCAGCAAGGGTCATCAACGTCCACCGATAGCTCTTTtatggatgaagagaagcgGATCGATCGCTTGGAACCGAACCCAGAGCCCAACACCCAAGTGGATGGTGGATACTGGACAGACAGAAGGGGAAGCAAGGATTCGGTCAAGTCTGTACCGTTGTTGGATAGGTCCACTCCTTTCGTAAGCATACGTCTCGACGCCTTTCCAGTTGGATTGCTAAACCCAACGCAGTTCCATTTCGATCTGACGGATGCTATCCATTCTCTCAACTTGTCTCATGGCGAATAGAAATCAATAGACTATCGCGAGGTGGGATCACGTTTGGCTTGATTGGCTATGTGCTTGATGTTGAACTGGACGCTTGAGGATTTATGTTTTTCTCTTGTATGGGGACGCTTTACTATCTTTCCTTGGGATATTTCTTGGGTTTATTTACATCTTTATTATCTTGttcattttgattttttggGTTGTCTCACCAGATGAAACGACGGCTCAGTTGCTGCAGCTCATAGATCCAAATAGAAACGATTCAACGAATGTATAGGGCTCGTTTGTCATCGCTTATGGACAAGAATTCGCTCTGTAAACGTATTTTTTTGGTATTCACTTGAAAAAGTGTAATGAGTTTTAAACCACTTCAAATAGTTGTCATTGGGAGGATTGGTATGACGTCATGGgtctttggcttttttgTCCAGCCAAAATTCTATATAAACAAGAGAATACATTTTGACAACATTATAAATCAAGCCAAGTTATATTTGTATTGTCAAACCAAGATAGGATTATCATGTCTGCACACCAAGACAAACCTCAGCCATCTCAGGTCAGCGGCCATGTCACCGCAGCGCAAGGCATCGCCCAGCAGGTACGCTTTGAACGAGTAGAGTCGACTATGCGCAAGGTGCTGACCCAACACTATGGCTAGGCAGTAGCAGCAGTCCTTCCGGAGTCACTTGGATCAGCCTCATGGGCCGAGTCTGGCAGCaaacttcaaaaacaagGAGAGCAGGAAGTGGATGCTGCCAAGGCGCAGAAAGCAGTCGAGGCTACTGTTGATGCAGGTGTAGGCAAAGTCAAGTCGTAAGTGATGAGCCCGTAGGGTTGATGTTGCTTCTCATTAGAGTTTAATCTATAGTGCTGTCGGCTACATGACGGGAGACCAAGACAAACAAACAGACGGGAACACTCAAGCTGAGAAAGCTCAATGGGATTACAAGCAAGCTACGTCTGACTCTCTCGCAGCAATGCCTGTACCAAGTGCAGAAGGTATGAAAGGCAAGCTACAGAGTGTGCAGGGTATTGTGACGGGTGATGCtgagaagcagaaagagGGAAATGTTCGAGCAGAGAAGGCAGCTTGGAAGGACGGCGTGTAAATTAGGAATGTATCATATATGATTATAATATAGCATCTATAACTAGGTGATGATCATGTCACCTGTAGAGCATCTTTCAAGCGATTCGGAAAGTGAAGGTTGGAGTGACAAGAATTGAATAATCAACGTCTTGGTACTCCCTCAATGACGCGAGGATAATGTTGACGGATCATCTCAAAGAGACCGGGACTTCTCTCTGCGAGCACCATCGGATCTTCTCCAAGTCCCACGAATATAGTGGAAACGCCAGCATCCTGTAAAAGGTCAGGATGGTCACAACATAACAACGGGAATCAACATACAATAGCACTACCAATAGTCAGGCCTTCATTAATACCAATGAGGAAGGAGAATAGAATGACAGGACTGTATGCCACTTCATCAGTACGCTGTACAGCGATAATGAGTTTAACCTTACGCAGAGTACTGCCCATGGCTGTTGTAAGCCGGGTGAGTGACTAGACAACTCTCAGCGTACTGGTCAATACGTCAACAACCTATACTTACACCTCAAGTATAAATATCCAAGGACAGCACACAAAAACCCATTGATGTAGGCACCCCAAGTAATGGCTTGAAGCATTTAACATTATCCTGTAATACGCAAACAATAATCACAACTCACCAATACCGACAAGTGAGTCGTTAACCAAGGCATCAACACCTCGGTCCTTCAAGAGTGTCCAAGTATCCCGGGCGGCTGGAATATAAGCCTTGCCGTAGAGAGCTGCTACCATCAGAAGAATGCCAATTTGTAAAGGGATGCATCCACTCACAGATTTCAATACTACGATAAAAAGTGACAGAAATTCGTGATCAGTATCAAGATACGAAACAAAAGTCGCCATATGTTCTTACTAAGCATCTGCATGATCCAAGTGTCAGTCTCATACACAAAAGGGGCCACCAGATACAACAACTTACATTTGTTAAAGTATTCAACCATCCATTGTATACAGCCAAGACAGCACTGAGCCTACAACATGATCAACACTACCTCTCTTCATTCTGCTAGAAGACAATCTCACAATACAAATCATGATTGCTCCAATCACTGGTTGTGTGTTAATACATGCAAAGCCTAATGAATGATAGCACTTACTATCCCCTTGTCCTGACTCATACTGCTGGAAAAGCTGCAAGATCAACCTCAACAGCTCAAGAATGGTAACCAACAAACTTCCAAAAGCAATGGAACCAAGAGAAAGGGTAGAGGCTCTCAAAAAGGCCATCAAAGTTGCCTTTTTTGGAAGACCACCCGTCGGCACACGAGGACCGTAATAATACCATCCACCAAAGATGCCACCTGCAAGTGTACAGAGGATGACATTACCAACCACTTGAGACATCcaaagataagaaaagGTGCTGTAAAAGATAAGGCCAGCGACCTTGCCAGATGAACAACTTGTTGAAGAGCATGCTAGatcctcaacatcaacagcTATTCAAGCCTAGAAACCGACACATACCAGCGCTATTGGGAGTCCATTTGACATAGATGGCGATGCAAGTAAAAGTGTACCAGACAGATAATGCAGCTTGCACTAGCAAACCAACGAAAACGACAAAGTAAACCGATGGGTGGTGCTTAGTAATATCAATGGTAGTCTGCAAAAGCAACTTGGCCAATGGAATACTATCCAACAACCTCAGTAACCACGAATTGGCTCAAACGCATCACTAACCGTTTACGCATGCCCCAGTAAACAAACACAGAGAGAAGTGCAACGACCAGGAAAATGATAGCCGCTGACCAATCTGTACACAACTCTGTCAGGTCGCTTCTTTAAAAGGTACGTAAGTCGTCAACATACATTTGATTATAAAGTAGTCTGTGTTTTGCAAAAAATCGTATCAACAAACATCCACAATCTGTCAAAATCTCATCACTCACATATACAAATGCCGATATTAAGGACCACTGTCAAAGCAAGCGTGATTTCAAGGATAATCTTGGTCAATGTTCTCAGCAGCTGCAAACAGTCAGGTCAGTATAGATCAACACTTTGCCAAATGCAAGCAGCTCGCCATGAGATAGAGGGCAGCAATAACCAAACCAAATCCCACGACAACAAGCAAGATGAATACAGTATGGCTACGTTCACGTTCAACACAACAAACGGCATGAGCATCCCGCCTCCGACTCACTAGTTTAGAGTAGCTCCTGAACCCGTTCTTCCCGCTGAACTGCTTCCCATGCCACCTCCAAGTCCATTCACTTTGATGAAGCCGTTGATTGCTATCCCAGAGACAACAGCGAAACCGGCTACAACAGCGATAAAGAGCGCCAAGAACACAGGGTCGTTCAGTCTTTTCCTCGGACGTAGCCGCTGGCCAGTCTTTTCATTGGCTTGAGAGAATGGTGCTGTATCCTCGTACATAACCTGCCCACCCGTTTCTGGGTTTGTAGTAGCATAAGGCTGAGAGGGCTTCATGGTGTAGTTGTGAGTCTGGTTAGGAGGAATATTGAACTGCTGTCCATTGGGTAATTGACTTTGTGGAGAGGTATGATATggctgctgttgctgataACCATTCTGTGATCCGCCTTGATAATACTCTTGAGCGCTCATCACGTAACTCTGAGCTGGTTTTAGTCAGCTCAAATGTCTTGGATGGGCTAATAAATGACCACTGTGAATAGAAAGTATATATACAAAATCAGAAATTTCCGCAATTCCAAATATTATAATAGTAATAATTATATTCAAACTAAAATTAAGGATTTTTTATAATGACCTCATCAAAAGAATGGATAGAGATATCAGTCGCGGGGGGCTTCATAGTCGTCTTTGTATTAGGGCAATTCATTTCTAACGGCGAGTTGAACACAGCCAcaatttgcttccgtgattACAACTCCTGTTTCGTTGGTGAAAATGAATATCCCAACTATTCACCGGATAACAAGAAATCAGCTCTTAAGAATGATTAGCTCAAACCACACGTTCGACGCCTCTATGGAAGGGAGGTACTGTGGGCATCCTCGCGATGCTATGGAGCGCCAACGTTTTATTCCGCTGAGAAATGGTCAAATCATAGATAGAGAGGAAGACTCGGGTAGGTTTATCAATGTCACCCACGCCGAGCCACACGAGTCAGAATTGGGTCTGGATGGTATACAAAAGGGATTCAAAACCTTTGGCAGACTGTTGAAGAATAGAACAAGTGAACTGGAAGCATCTTTGGCAGGCTTGGACATTGAGATAACACCCTGTCATGGTGCGACATAAACCCGTGTGGCTATCAACTGTGATATACTTCAATTGGATGTTGCCTGCAATATCAGTACATCTTTTTCCGTCTATTTCATGTTGCTTTGCCTGTTGTCATAGACATGCATCTTTCTGCGTCTGTATTATACATTCAAGCAGCAATAACAGCCTATTggaggttgagaaagaattgcTGTAGTACAAGGTCTCAGTCCTTTTCTATCCTATCGAATACAACACTCACTACCAGCTCATTAGGATAGATCATTTGTAAGGTTCTGGTGGCTCTTCCATCCTTGTAGGCGACAAGCATAGGTATAACCTCGACCTTGGCTTCCTGGGCAATTTCCTACTCACACACTGTTATCAAAGTCTCTCTACAAAGAACAAAACCACTGACCTCCTgattttcaacatcaacattgGCAAACTTGAGCTGAGGAAATTGTTTTTCAAATTCGGAAAGAGACTGCAATTTCCTTCAGTTGTGATCGTCCCCTTCCAACGAGTAGTAGACAACGACGACTTGTGAGCCGCCAATCTTGTCTCCATCAGCTCCAACCATCTTGCAACAAAACAGAGCCACATACAAGGGATTTCCACTCGTTATAAGATTCGATAGCCTTGACCATTCTGTCTGATGTTGCAGCGACTACAAGCAAAGATAGTGTCAGACAAAAGCCAAGTATAAGCAAAGACAATAAGTCGAGACGTCTCGAGTCGCAACCTCCGATAGACCACCCCTCCTACCCTCGGAGTCACCAAACGAAAACTTACCAAGAGAGAGTAAGAGAATAGACAACAATCATTGCGGAATGATAACTCGCTTTTATACGGTGAGGTTGTCGCTGACGTCACGCCATGCGACAAGTACAAACCGTGGCACTTTAGAATGCGGAGAT is a window encoding:
- a CDS encoding protein PNS1 codes for the protein MSAQEYYQGGSQNGYQQQQPYHTSPQSQLPNGQQFNIPPNQTHNYTMKPSQPYATTNPETGGQVMYEDTAPFSQANEKTGQRLRPRKRLNDPVFLALFIAVVAGFAVVSGIAINGFIKVNGLGGGMGSSSAGRTGSGATLNYHTVFILLVVVGFGLVIAALYLMLLRTLTKIILEITLALTVVLNIGICIYYFIIKYWSAAIIFLVVALLSVFVYWGMRKRIPLAKLLLQTTIDITKHHPSVYFVVFVGLLVQAALSVWYTFTCIAIYVKWTPNSAACSSTSCSSGKVAGLIFYSTFSYLWMSQVVGNVILCTLAGGIFGGWYYYGPRVPTGGLPKKATLMAFLRASTLSLGSIAFGSLLVTILELLRLILQLFQQYESGQGDMIGAIMICIAQCCLGCIQWMVEYFNKYAYIEISLYGKAYIPAARDTWTLLKDRGVDALVNDSLVGIAITWGAYINGFLCAVLGYLYLRFTHPAYNSHGQYSAPVILFSFLIGINEGLTIGSAIDAGVSTIFVGLGEDPMVLAERSPGLFEMIRQHYPRVIEGVPRR
- a CDS encoding A/G-specific adenine glycosylase, translated to MPPSKRSPSIYSVSDLDTPSDYAPSPEAKPSPAKGKHKTAGQAKRKFAAGDSKKDDSIVDIEDISIHVDRKHGQDYHDVENVVSGQRNLLAWFEKVREKRGMPWRKKYDPTLNMEEKGQRAYEVSYLEVMLQQTQVATVIAYWQKWIAKWPTIADLAKADVEEVNAAWRGLGYYRRARSLLEGAKTVMSNSKYHGRLPSDPVVLEKEITGVGRYTAGAICSMAYGIKTPIVDGNIHRLLTRLLALYAPQTAPLTIKFLWAAAQKLVEQLPEKDTYKGITGDWNQALMELGSQVCKPVSAECGTCPLQKACKAYSELSEAPTKIVSTETKCQLCAPIPREPNQDRIPSVTVFPMKKEKKLSRIEEESVCVIEWQGLEQERRWLFTKRPEKGLLAGLYEPPTIPVASGSTFSEKLSASIEVIGDCIFLSRDDIEIIKASSRRVRSISHIFSHINMTYHIFHIIVNTPTYSPFSIKDNAPRPIAWLNAEEVEGANVGTGVKKVWAEIYGSWGSFEVSLTGSAPRKKRKTCSQVTKKVTNGAAEGKVVKKILMPVMPVRKRVEDEAK